The Hyla sarda isolate aHylSar1 unplaced genomic scaffold, aHylSar1.hap1 scaffold_1435, whole genome shotgun sequence genome contains the following window.
GGTGTTTGCATGTGTATGAATACTTAAGGAATCTCAGCAATGAGCCCTTGCTGGTTGGGGTGAAGATTACTCCACTGTTTGGTCTGCAGGAAAAAACTGTGATAGTGCATGTGCATAATCCTTACACAGATGTGGAAATTATTAAGAACTTTTTGCACAAGTACTGTGACTATGTGAAGGGTGGAGAGAAACAGACGAATGTACTGGGGATTTTTAACTGCAATTATAAGTTTGTGGTTAAATTAAAAGTAGACCCTACTTGTGTTGGGGGTTTTAAACACCCCCCTGCCAGTTTTTCCATTGCAGGTTATAGGGGGTACCTGTCCTATGCTGGTCAGCCTTCCTACTGCAGGAATTGTTTTTCCTTTggacatttaaaggagaactgtgtgcAAGGACAAATGTGCAGGAACTGTAATACTGCTGGccaccatgctggaagttgtcctAAAGCCAGGAAATGTGACTTATGTCGGGAGGAAGGTCATGTTTATAAGGACTGCCCTGGGGTGAGAAGTCCTTTATTCAGTAGTGTGGTGAGAGAGGGGGAAATAGTGAGGAGATTGGCCCCTCTGAAGACCATTGCAGCTCCTCAGAAGCCCCCTGATGTTCAGGCTGCAGTCTCTGATGCCTTCAGACAGTTGGAGGAAGTTATTGAGGGAGTGCAGAGTCCTAGTCACTCTGTGGAGTCTGTTCACCCCTCTGACCCTGTTCACATTGAGCCATTTCCATCCTCAGGTGAGACTGATTTGT
Protein-coding sequences here:
- the LOC130307581 gene encoding zinc finger CCHC domain-containing protein 3-like; translated protein: MAGVKNTIRMEVDPASSKNNMVYLVRDIIMEKIGVDKAEIFSVNESPRRGSYEVTFVDEGRCLHVYEYLRNLSNEPLLVGVKITPLFGLQEKTVIVHVHNPYTDVEIIKNFLHKYCDYVKGGEKQTNVLGIFNCNYKFVVKLKVDPTCVGGFKHPPASFSIAGYRGYLSYAGQPSYCRNCFSFGHLKENCVQGQMCRNCNTAGHHAGSCPKARKCDLCREEGHVYKDCPGVRSPLFSSVVREGEIVRRLAPLKTIAAPQKPPDVQAAVSDAFRQLEEVIEGVQSPSHSVESVHPSDPVHIEPFPSSGETDLCNREGGGKHNAEDENYDGFQLVHGGKSAKKRRGEKGADSRPETSNFYEVLETDVMEATESGE